One window of the Chitinophaga niabensis genome contains the following:
- a CDS encoding DNA repair ATPase, with protein MAGTENNTTAILDAGTYEIIRNRLNEQRQDLVQRLAKLNAARKEIFNSKGFQLIANQRITTENNGVARGIMALGNLTIFAYNVHFGLREDIKLSDVFSIYKFSGSHFEMQPLVLIEDAGFITDFTNLYKYYRDSIFARFVRTENYLYMIFQTSKNPDDRKAFKWLIKEHQLLYVDDRSIHEVRSAAQHDFDWTQTDLSNRRLGRHPHISVLDKVFIEALHGDITFKIENNTDSGKGIFSEPVQNSDQQLDDAEYHYADLGNLIAIKIKPYQETFRGYIFNVRTKQVVPIPALVDAGVLLPDNQGVIFANGYYLQNGEYKIFESDIAGLEFVRSIASPNGEDFLYIFYQKATNTYLLMSYNMIAQQVETPIICNGFTVFNDGTLVYFRSENEAVRHHQVQIWQTPYTAALQENTAMSDNVLYKIGNKDIVSAMSESQEVILLLQKEDSYENLYEDIYKRANDLLDAYFWIKDEATFNMAAPLASIREIADTAIDEFAKVQAQRQHAREALQAVEKRVEQLVIDIKNVTVTSLDQLVELLAATRSMQGAVIDLLNIRYMNVDAVNALKETLQQYNSSLSQDTIQFLLKEEALAPYEAKVAVQKQAVAGVTKVVDAVPVDDAVKNIAAGLEMLIDILNSLKIGDTTQTTRIVEKISLIFASLNEVKADLVRVTTALRSKESTGEFYAQLTLLDQSTVNFLDLSTSPEKCEDYFTKISIQIEELESKFADFEEFVNKIADKRDEVIKAFNGKKEMLMAQISKRATALEQIGIRVLKNIENKAQSFSDKASIYAFFSTDLMIDKVRDLVEELKSLGDVAKAENLENLVKVAQESALRNLRDKSELFADGNNIISLGTYKFVVNKQVLDLTIIRRNERLFYHLIGTSFYKEVTSETLYQHRAIWEQELVSENSTVYRSEYLAYQAFAESDYETYINDRTERDYGAAYLKGVHNADALLITKGLKTLQEELGILQFNPAVRVAAQLFWFALEDAVKHKLQQLITAAHTIQESFPQSRRAPFVEKEIADRFNQSLPSPTPVDAQDVADYLCRELAVTQHFTCSQQAAHLRKEFKEYLQAKKRTEVFLRETDNTGFSTIERFYMIRSWLLAFLQSQQDVVDEQYVNEAVCLLLFREHAYREKAAADTLVLEGLKGTHPVIREGGKYVLNFHLFMRKLSEYFETIVPAFAAFSQQKEQLVTQYRQQLKVREFEPKVLNSFVRNRLINEVYFPLIGANLAKQIGAAGNDKRTARMGMLLLVSPPGYGKTTLMEYLAKTMGLHFVKINGPTIGHNITSIDPLEATTSGAREELKKINLSFEMADNVMLYIDDIQHCSPEFLQKFISLADGQRKMDGIFEGESKTYDLRGKRFCVVMAGNPYTESGEQFKIPDMLANRADVYNLGDVIGGSDQLFRLSLIENSVAENSFVQRIANRSFDDLYKLIEGIETGNDLLPELEGNYSAQECDDAVAVLKNILRIRDIVIRVNEQYIASAAMKDAYRTEPAFKLQGSYRNMNKMAGKVVPLMNVEEIDTLIRSHYEGESQTLTSDAEANLLKLKELAGFLSAEETTRWEHIKEIFRKNNKFGGLEANDTSGQMLLQLSTFNEHLEAIANAMNRK; from the coding sequence ATGGCAGGTACTGAAAACAACACAACAGCCATACTGGATGCAGGTACGTATGAGATCATCCGGAACCGTTTAAATGAGCAGCGGCAAGACCTGGTGCAGCGTTTGGCGAAACTGAACGCTGCCCGTAAGGAAATATTCAATTCCAAAGGCTTCCAGCTCATCGCCAACCAGCGCATCACCACTGAAAACAATGGTGTGGCGCGCGGTATTATGGCACTCGGTAACCTGACTATATTTGCCTATAACGTTCACTTTGGTTTAAGGGAAGATATCAAACTGAGTGATGTGTTCAGCATCTATAAGTTCAGTGGCAGCCACTTTGAGATGCAGCCGCTGGTACTGATAGAAGATGCCGGTTTCATCACAGATTTCACCAATCTGTACAAATACTACCGCGATTCTATCTTCGCCCGCTTCGTGCGCACGGAAAATTATCTCTACATGATTTTCCAGACTAGCAAGAACCCGGACGACAGAAAAGCATTCAAATGGCTGATAAAAGAACATCAGTTGTTGTATGTGGACGATCGTAGTATTCATGAAGTAAGGAGCGCCGCGCAGCACGATTTCGACTGGACACAGACGGATCTGAGCAACCGCCGCCTCGGCAGGCATCCGCACATTTCAGTGCTGGACAAGGTTTTTATTGAAGCCCTCCACGGCGATATCACTTTCAAAATTGAAAATAACACAGACTCGGGGAAAGGTATTTTCTCTGAGCCTGTGCAGAACAGTGATCAGCAACTGGATGATGCTGAATATCACTATGCTGATCTGGGCAACCTCATCGCCATTAAAATAAAGCCCTACCAGGAGACATTTCGCGGGTATATTTTCAATGTGCGTACCAAACAGGTGGTACCCATCCCCGCACTGGTAGATGCAGGCGTACTGCTGCCGGATAACCAGGGCGTTATTTTCGCCAACGGATATTATCTCCAGAACGGAGAATACAAAATATTCGAATCGGATATTGCCGGGCTGGAATTTGTCCGCAGCATTGCTTCGCCCAACGGAGAAGATTTTCTGTACATTTTCTACCAGAAAGCTACCAATACCTACCTGCTGATGTCGTACAACATGATTGCGCAGCAGGTGGAAACGCCCATCATCTGTAATGGCTTCACGGTGTTTAATGATGGTACGCTGGTGTATTTCCGTTCGGAAAATGAAGCGGTAAGGCATCACCAGGTGCAGATCTGGCAAACGCCTTATACGGCCGCCCTCCAGGAAAATACCGCCATGAGTGACAATGTGCTCTACAAGATCGGGAACAAGGATATTGTAAGTGCCATGAGCGAAAGCCAGGAGGTGATCCTGCTGCTGCAGAAGGAGGATAGTTACGAAAATCTGTATGAGGATATTTACAAAAGAGCTAATGACCTGCTGGATGCCTACTTCTGGATAAAAGATGAGGCTACCTTCAACATGGCTGCGCCTTTGGCCAGCATCCGCGAAATTGCGGATACCGCCATCGATGAATTTGCGAAGGTGCAGGCACAACGCCAGCACGCCCGTGAAGCATTGCAGGCAGTGGAAAAGCGGGTGGAACAGCTGGTGATAGATATTAAGAATGTAACCGTTACCTCCCTGGATCAATTGGTGGAACTGCTGGCAGCAACCCGCAGCATGCAGGGCGCCGTGATCGATCTGCTGAATATCCGCTACATGAATGTGGATGCAGTAAATGCACTGAAGGAAACGTTGCAGCAATACAACAGCTCACTATCACAGGATACCATTCAATTCTTGCTGAAAGAAGAAGCACTGGCGCCTTATGAGGCAAAAGTAGCTGTACAGAAGCAGGCCGTGGCCGGCGTAACCAAAGTGGTGGATGCCGTACCGGTAGACGATGCGGTGAAGAACATTGCAGCCGGGCTGGAAATGTTGATCGACATTCTCAACAGCCTCAAAATTGGCGATACCACCCAAACCACCCGGATCGTTGAGAAAATTTCGCTGATCTTCGCCTCACTGAACGAAGTAAAAGCTGATCTGGTAAGGGTAACCACGGCGTTGCGTTCCAAAGAGTCCACTGGTGAATTTTATGCACAGTTAACCCTGCTGGATCAAAGCACGGTCAATTTCCTCGATCTCTCTACCTCTCCGGAAAAGTGCGAAGATTATTTTACCAAGATCAGCATACAGATCGAAGAGCTGGAAAGCAAATTCGCCGATTTTGAAGAGTTCGTGAACAAGATTGCTGATAAGCGGGACGAAGTGATCAAAGCCTTCAACGGCAAGAAGGAAATGCTGATGGCGCAGATCAGCAAACGGGCTACCGCACTGGAACAGATCGGTATACGGGTGTTGAAGAACATTGAAAACAAAGCACAGTCGTTCAGCGATAAAGCCAGTATCTACGCTTTCTTTTCTACAGATCTGATGATCGACAAAGTGCGCGATCTCGTGGAGGAATTGAAAAGCCTGGGTGATGTGGCTAAAGCAGAGAACCTGGAAAACCTGGTGAAGGTGGCCCAGGAGAGCGCGCTCCGCAACCTTCGCGACAAATCGGAATTGTTTGCCGATGGCAACAATATCATATCACTGGGCACTTATAAGTTCGTAGTGAACAAGCAGGTGCTGGACCTTACAATTATCCGCCGCAACGAACGCCTGTTCTATCACCTGATCGGTACCAGTTTTTACAAGGAAGTAACGTCCGAAACCCTTTATCAGCACCGCGCCATATGGGAGCAGGAGCTGGTTTCCGAGAACAGTACTGTGTACCGCTCCGAATACCTGGCGTACCAGGCATTTGCAGAAAGCGATTACGAAACATACATCAACGACCGTACAGAACGTGATTATGGCGCCGCTTACCTTAAAGGCGTGCACAATGCAGATGCGCTGCTGATCACAAAAGGCCTGAAAACATTACAGGAAGAACTGGGTATACTTCAGTTCAACCCTGCCGTACGCGTAGCCGCGCAACTGTTTTGGTTCGCGCTGGAAGATGCTGTTAAACACAAATTGCAGCAGCTTATCACGGCAGCACATACCATCCAGGAAAGTTTCCCGCAAAGCCGCCGCGCCCCCTTCGTAGAAAAGGAAATTGCTGACCGGTTTAACCAGTCGTTGCCATCTCCCACACCCGTAGATGCACAGGATGTGGCAGATTACCTCTGCAGGGAGCTGGCCGTAACACAGCATTTCACCTGCAGTCAGCAGGCCGCGCATTTGAGGAAGGAATTCAAAGAATACCTGCAGGCGAAAAAACGCACAGAGGTATTCCTGAGAGAAACGGACAATACAGGATTTAGTACCATAGAGCGTTTTTACATGATCCGCAGCTGGTTACTCGCATTTCTGCAATCGCAGCAGGATGTAGTGGATGAACAGTATGTGAACGAGGCCGTTTGTTTGCTCCTGTTCAGGGAACATGCCTACAGAGAAAAAGCGGCTGCCGACACCCTGGTGCTGGAAGGCCTCAAAGGTACTCACCCGGTTATCCGGGAAGGAGGGAAGTATGTGCTGAATTTCCATCTCTTCATGCGAAAGCTGAGTGAGTATTTTGAAACAATTGTGCCGGCCTTTGCAGCATTCAGCCAACAGAAAGAACAGCTGGTAACGCAGTACAGGCAGCAGTTGAAAGTGCGGGAATTTGAACCGAAAGTACTGAACTCGTTTGTGCGGAACCGTTTGATCAATGAAGTATATTTTCCATTGATCGGCGCCAACCTGGCCAAACAGATCGGCGCGGCAGGCAACGATAAACGTACCGCCAGAATGGGCATGCTGCTGCTGGTATCCCCACCGGGATATGGTAAAACCACCCTGATGGAGTACCTCGCCAAAACAATGGGACTGCATTTTGTGAAGATCAACGGCCCTACCATCGGGCACAACATCACTTCCATTGATCCGCTGGAAGCTACCACTTCCGGTGCAAGAGAGGAGTTGAAGAAGATCAATCTCTCTTTTGAAATGGCGGATAACGTGATGTTATACATCGATGATATTCAGCACTGCAGCCCGGAATTTTTGCAGAAGTTCATTTCCCTGGCCGATGGACAGCGTAAAATGGACGGCATTTTCGAAGGCGAAAGCAAAACCTACGACCTGCGTGGCAAGCGCTTTTGCGTGGTAATGGCGGGCAACCCCTACACGGAAAGCGGCGAGCAGTTTAAAATTCCAGACATGCTGGCCAACCGCGCCGATGTATACAATTTGGGCGATGTCATTGGCGGATCGGATCAGCTTTTCAGGCTGAGCCTGATCGAAAACAGTGTGGCGGAAAATAGTTTCGTGCAACGCATTGCTAACCGCAGCTTCGATGATCTGTACAAACTGATTGAAGGTATAGAAACCGGCAACGATCTGCTGCCGGAACTGGAAGGTAACTACAGTGCGCAGGAATGCGATGATGCCGTGGCGGTGCTAAAAAATATTCTCCGCATCCGCGATATTGTGATCCGTGTGAATGAGCAATACATTGCCAGTGCGGCCATGAAAGATGCATACCGTACTGAACCTGCCTTCAAATTGCAGGGCTCTTACCGGAACATGAATAAAATGGCGGGCAAAGTAGTGCCGCTCATGAATGTGGAAGAAATTGACACCCTGATCCGCTCGCATTACGAAGGCGAATCACAAACCCTCACTTCCGATGCGGAGGCGAATCTGCTCAAACTGAAGGAACTGGCAGGTTTCCTGTCTGCCGAAGAAACCACACGTTGGGAGCATATCAAAGAGATCTTCAGGAAGAACAACAAGTTCGGCGGGCTGGAAGCCAATGATACTTCCGGGCAAATGCTGCTGCAGTTAAGTACATTTAACGAGCACCTGGAGGCCATTGCCAATGCGATGAACAGGAAGTGA
- a CDS encoding flotillin family protein produces MGALGGITLLFVGGVVFLLFIILYAFAAWYRKIPQGKAIVRTGVGGGKVAFNRGMYVIPILHKMEIMDISVKKLQIDRMETDGLICKDNIRADIKVAFFVRVNKNIDDVLNVAQIIGTERASDVDTLRNLFEAKFSEALKTVGKKFDFIELYEARREFRTEILNIIGTDLNGYILDDCAIDYLEQTEMKFLSAQNILDSQGIKKITELTAEQNIKANLIKREEEKVIKKQDVEAREAILELERQMAEKEEKQKREIDNIRARENAEIIKVREEERLRSTSVRIKTDESLAVQEENKLRQIIIAEKNKQRTDAVETERVEKDRALEATEREKIVTLAQIEKEKTLEVERKNIQDVIRDRVRLEKGVVEEQQGVKDLEAFRGVEREKTVGITKATQQAEEKLIYTVKAAEAEKKAAEEKAKQMVIDAEAKKESAIKEAEARKMLAEAQAREEAAVGLSEAEVMIAKAEATERQGIADANIIEKVAEARRKEGLSQAEVTKEKAMAEAAGIEEKAEAMKKLDAVGKEHEEFKLLLTKEKDIALAQINIQKDIADAQAAVLGDALKSARIDIVGGETMFFQNIINQVSNAKGFDRLINESEHATHIKTALIGDGTNSGDLLARIRDFADKYNISSNDIKNLTISSLLLKMQQNSTESDRSSLLNLAALANSLGISNKKL; encoded by the coding sequence ATGGGAGCTTTAGGAGGAATCACCTTGCTGTTTGTTGGCGGTGTTGTTTTTCTGTTGTTCATTATTCTGTATGCCTTCGCCGCATGGTACCGGAAAATACCTCAGGGCAAAGCTATTGTGCGCACCGGTGTGGGTGGCGGCAAAGTGGCCTTTAACAGAGGTATGTACGTGATCCCCATTTTGCACAAAATGGAAATCATGGATATATCCGTGAAGAAACTGCAGATTGACCGGATGGAAACGGATGGTTTGATCTGTAAAGACAATATCCGTGCAGATATCAAAGTGGCGTTCTTTGTTCGGGTGAACAAAAACATCGATGACGTACTGAACGTGGCACAGATCATTGGTACGGAAAGAGCCAGTGATGTAGACACACTGCGCAATCTTTTTGAGGCCAAGTTCTCTGAAGCACTGAAAACCGTTGGTAAGAAATTTGATTTCATTGAGCTGTACGAAGCACGCCGCGAATTCAGAACAGAGATCCTCAATATCATCGGCACCGACCTGAACGGTTATATCCTTGATGACTGCGCCATCGACTACCTGGAGCAAACGGAAATGAAATTCCTGAGCGCACAGAACATTCTCGATTCGCAGGGTATCAAAAAGATCACCGAGCTCACAGCGGAACAAAATATCAAAGCCAACCTGATCAAACGGGAGGAAGAAAAAGTGATCAAGAAGCAGGACGTGGAAGCACGGGAAGCTATTCTTGAGCTGGAGCGTCAAATGGCAGAGAAAGAAGAGAAACAGAAAAGAGAGATCGACAACATCCGTGCACGCGAAAATGCAGAGATCATAAAGGTGCGTGAGGAAGAACGCCTCAGATCCACGTCTGTCCGTATTAAAACAGATGAATCACTGGCCGTTCAGGAAGAAAATAAACTTCGCCAGATCATCATTGCGGAGAAAAATAAACAACGTACGGATGCGGTAGAAACAGAAAGAGTGGAGAAAGACCGTGCCCTGGAAGCCACCGAGCGTGAGAAGATTGTAACACTGGCGCAGATCGAAAAGGAGAAAACCCTGGAGGTAGAACGTAAAAATATCCAGGATGTGATCCGCGACCGCGTACGCCTCGAGAAAGGTGTGGTAGAAGAGCAACAGGGCGTAAAAGACCTGGAAGCCTTCCGTGGCGTTGAACGTGAAAAAACAGTAGGTATCACCAAGGCTACCCAGCAGGCAGAAGAAAAACTGATCTACACGGTGAAAGCTGCCGAAGCTGAAAAGAAAGCGGCAGAAGAAAAAGCCAAACAAATGGTGATCGATGCAGAAGCGAAGAAAGAATCAGCCATCAAGGAAGCGGAAGCCCGCAAAATGCTGGCGGAAGCGCAGGCGAGGGAAGAAGCTGCTGTAGGTTTGTCTGAAGCTGAAGTGATGATTGCGAAAGCAGAAGCTACAGAAAGACAAGGTATCGCGGATGCCAACATCATTGAGAAAGTGGCGGAAGCGAGAAGGAAAGAAGGGCTTTCCCAGGCTGAAGTAACCAAAGAAAAAGCCATGGCGGAAGCTGCAGGTATAGAAGAAAAAGCGGAAGCCATGAAGAAGCTGGACGCAGTAGGCAAGGAGCACGAAGAGTTCAAATTGCTGCTCACCAAGGAAAAAGATATCGCATTGGCGCAGATCAATATCCAGAAAGATATTGCAGACGCACAGGCCGCGGTACTCGGCGATGCCCTCAAATCTGCCAGAATTGATATCGTAGGTGGTGAAACCATGTTCTTCCAGAACATCATCAACCAGGTATCTAACGCCAAAGGCTTCGACCGCCTGATCAACGAAAGCGAACATGCTACACATATCAAAACTGCCCTCATCGGCGATGGCACCAATAGTGGTGATCTGCTGGCACGCATCCGGGATTTTGCGGATAAATACAACATTTCATCCAACGATATTAAAAACCTGACAATCTCCAGCCTGCTCCTGAAAATGCAGCAGAACAGCACGGAAAGCGACCGCTCTTCACTGCTGAACCTGGCGGCACTGGCCAACAGTCTGGGTATCTCTAATAAGAAGTTGTAA
- a CDS encoding PspA/IM30 family protein → MNIFKRLFRIGQAEIHAAVEKMEDPVKMTEQGLRELRQDLVDATEAYAKVKALAIRTENEQASCQKESLNYGEKAILIMQKAQAGQVDLVKAEELAREALSLRRKFYTESEELSAQVVALQQSSAEMLRNTEILRDNMDKWEKELRTLKARAKVSKATEQVNKQLAQLDNNGTIAMLERMKAKVEDQEALAKAYGEIAREKNTLKDELNTLLKDDSLSIEKDLKAIKEKLGIADNS, encoded by the coding sequence ATGAACATTTTCAAACGACTTTTCAGAATAGGCCAGGCGGAAATACATGCCGCTGTAGAAAAAATGGAAGATCCTGTTAAAATGACGGAGCAGGGGCTGCGTGAATTGCGGCAGGACCTGGTGGACGCAACGGAAGCCTACGCGAAAGTGAAGGCCCTCGCTATCCGCACGGAAAATGAACAGGCCAGTTGCCAAAAAGAATCGCTTAATTATGGAGAAAAGGCTATTTTGATCATGCAAAAAGCCCAGGCTGGACAAGTTGACCTGGTAAAAGCGGAAGAACTGGCCCGGGAAGCGCTTTCTTTACGGCGCAAATTCTATACGGAATCCGAAGAGCTGAGCGCACAGGTAGTGGCTTTACAACAATCTTCCGCTGAGATGCTCCGGAACACCGAGATCCTCAGGGATAACATGGATAAGTGGGAAAAGGAACTGAGAACACTGAAGGCCAGGGCCAAAGTAAGCAAAGCTACCGAGCAGGTGAACAAACAACTCGCCCAGCTGGATAATAACGGAACCATTGCCATGCTGGAGAGGATGAAAGCCAAAGTGGAAGATCAGGAAGCATTGGCCAAAGCCTATGGGGAAATTGCCCGCGAGAAAAACACATTGAAAGATGAATTGAATACACTTTTAAAAGACGACTCTTTATCTATTGAAAAAGACTTAAAGGCGATCAAAGAAAAACTGGGTATCGCTGATAATTCCTGA
- a CDS encoding YbjN domain-containing protein, producing MNYIDTIEDFATRLNCRIVYKNEQNGILKIDNQPDGIHNLIIGIAPPILIMEQYLFSFRGDHAEMFKKLLQKNRDTIHGAFVINEEGNKVLFRYTMQLGNIDFNEFEGAINSLGLLLSEYAQQIIDFSKL from the coding sequence ATGAACTATATCGATACCATTGAAGATTTTGCTACCAGGCTCAATTGCCGGATCGTTTACAAAAATGAGCAGAACGGTATTCTGAAGATCGATAATCAGCCTGATGGTATTCATAATCTGATCATTGGCATTGCCCCGCCTATTTTAATTATGGAGCAGTACCTTTTTTCGTTCCGTGGTGACCATGCGGAAATGTTTAAAAAACTGCTGCAGAAAAACAGGGATACCATACACGGTGCCTTTGTAATTAATGAAGAAGGTAATAAAGTGTTGTTCCGGTACACCATGCAGCTGGGGAATATCGATTTTAATGAGTTCGAAGGTGCCATTAACTCACTGGGCCTGCTGCTGAGCGAGTATGCACAGCAGATCATTGACTTTTCGAAATTATAG
- a CDS encoding helix-turn-helix domain-containing protein → MTNIGANIKKIRTTKGLSQQAFADLFELTRGNISSYEENRAEPRIDTVVRIANHFCIPLDNFVKQTLTINEILQFNGDKLIDDANHIINLQMREVPFMNDNIYMKCSHRELQFNEWATFPKLVLPEAGNLQLVALTFNHNIPRHASTSQFQVNNVLIFEEVTQQNIHLCQHKTGLYAAEHEIMIGQFEIKDGQTDLVLNDFKKHRFNFKQEKLFWKLFGVYQRVG, encoded by the coding sequence ATGACAAATATAGGAGCCAACATCAAGAAGATAAGAACAACAAAGGGCCTTAGCCAGCAGGCTTTTGCCGATCTCTTTGAGCTTACCAGGGGGAATATTTCGTCTTATGAGGAAAACCGGGCGGAACCGCGGATTGATACCGTGGTACGCATTGCCAATCATTTTTGCATTCCGCTGGATAACTTTGTGAAGCAGACGCTGACGATCAATGAAATCCTGCAATTCAATGGGGACAAGCTCATTGATGATGCCAATCATATCATCAACCTGCAGATGCGCGAGGTGCCTTTCATGAACGATAATATCTATATGAAATGCAGTCACCGCGAACTGCAGTTTAATGAATGGGCTACATTTCCGAAGCTGGTATTGCCGGAGGCTGGCAACCTGCAACTGGTGGCACTTACTTTTAACCATAACATACCCCGCCACGCTTCTACTTCCCAATTCCAGGTGAACAACGTATTGATCTTTGAAGAAGTAACGCAGCAAAATATTCATTTGTGCCAGCATAAAACGGGGCTGTATGCTGCTGAGCATGAAATTATGATCGGCCAGTTTGAAATAAAGGACGGGCAAACAGACCTGGTACTAAATGATTTTAAGAAACACCGCTTTAACTTTAAGCAGGAGAAGTTGTTCTGGAAATTGTTTGGGGTGTATCAGCGGGTAGGCTAA
- a CDS encoding FdhF/YdeP family oxidoreductase: protein MQEGQHNKEALRVDQFKLLPNAENPYKLTGLKLTPLKKWAAGIPAVKAALADLFEQGIPLRGAKALFKMNQFGGFDCSSCAWPDPDDDRSALGEYCENGVKALAEEATTKKITASFFKQNSIYDLAKLNDYEIGRLGRLTEPMYLPAGGTHYQPITWDDAFKKIATHLNALDSPDEAAFYTSGRTSNEASFVYQLFVREYGTNNMPDCSNMCHETSGTALRPTIGIGKGTVKLEDFYDTDVIMIIGQNPGTNAPRMLSALEKGKKNGAKIIAVNPLPEAGLMGFRNPQEIGGVIGHGGKLADLYLPVKINGDMAVLKAIELLLLDFERKSPGEVFDHEFIKEKTVGYDAFVKQFENYTLAELAEASGVSQADLYEAAQMLAFKKRIIICWGMGITQQPNGVDMIKEMLNILLLKGSMGKPGAGVCPVRGHSNVQGNRTMMINEKPTNAQLDRLQEVFGFNPPRKHGYDVVRAIKAMQEGKLKVLFCMGGNFLSATPDTTYTAAAIRKLNLTAWVSTKLNRGHLIHGKEAIILPTLSRSDLDIVNGELQIVSTENSMGVVQSSKGMLTPVSDNLINETQIACRLAIATLQNTVVNWQRYADSYDAVRDDIEKCIPGFENYNTRVREKGGFYLPNAARDGEFENQVPFTLTSVPENRLAADEYMMATTRTHDQFNTTIYGLDDRYRGVKNERRVIFMNEKDMEKAGFKAGDKVDLFNYDDNRERIAPLFIIVAYPIPEKNTVTYFPETNVLVSVNNVVKESNMPASKYVKIKIKKHTPEIYERVKELEAEQAFSLPADTPQTISRTTSPA from the coding sequence ATGCAGGAAGGTCAACATAATAAAGAAGCATTGCGGGTAGATCAATTTAAATTATTACCCAATGCAGAAAACCCCTATAAACTAACCGGTCTGAAACTAACACCGCTAAAAAAATGGGCTGCCGGTATTCCTGCTGTTAAAGCTGCATTGGCGGATCTTTTTGAGCAAGGCATACCTCTTCGCGGAGCAAAAGCTTTATTCAAAATGAACCAGTTTGGCGGCTTCGACTGCTCCAGCTGCGCATGGCCAGACCCTGATGATGACCGGTCTGCCCTGGGTGAATATTGCGAAAATGGCGTGAAAGCACTGGCAGAAGAAGCAACCACCAAAAAAATAACTGCATCGTTCTTTAAACAAAATTCCATTTATGACCTGGCCAAATTGAACGATTACGAAATTGGCCGTTTAGGAAGACTAACAGAGCCGATGTATCTCCCCGCAGGCGGTACCCACTATCAGCCGATCACCTGGGATGATGCTTTTAAGAAAATAGCCACACATCTCAACGCATTGGATTCCCCGGATGAAGCTGCATTTTACACTTCCGGAAGAACGAGTAATGAAGCATCATTTGTCTACCAGCTTTTTGTCCGGGAGTATGGCACCAACAATATGCCGGACTGTTCCAATATGTGCCATGAAACATCCGGAACCGCTTTGCGCCCTACTATAGGGATCGGAAAGGGAACAGTAAAACTGGAGGATTTCTATGACACAGATGTAATTATGATCATCGGCCAAAACCCGGGTACCAATGCCCCCAGGATGCTGAGTGCGCTGGAAAAGGGCAAAAAGAACGGCGCTAAGATCATTGCCGTCAACCCTTTGCCCGAAGCCGGATTAATGGGCTTTCGTAATCCCCAGGAGATTGGCGGCGTTATAGGCCATGGCGGTAAACTCGCAGACCTGTATCTACCGGTAAAAATAAACGGGGATATGGCGGTATTAAAGGCCATCGAATTGCTGTTGCTCGATTTTGAAAGGAAATCTCCCGGCGAAGTATTTGATCATGAATTCATAAAAGAAAAGACGGTAGGTTATGATGCGTTTGTAAAACAGTTTGAAAATTACACATTAGCAGAACTGGCAGAAGCATCCGGTGTATCTCAGGCAGATCTTTATGAAGCCGCTCAAATGCTGGCATTTAAAAAACGGATAATTATATGCTGGGGAATGGGTATCACCCAGCAACCCAATGGGGTGGACATGATCAAAGAAATGCTCAACATACTTTTATTAAAAGGAAGTATGGGAAAACCCGGAGCCGGTGTTTGTCCTGTGAGAGGTCATAGTAATGTGCAGGGGAACAGAACCATGATGATCAATGAAAAACCAACCAATGCGCAATTGGACCGTCTGCAGGAAGTTTTTGGTTTTAACCCGCCGCGTAAACATGGATATGATGTAGTGAGGGCCATAAAAGCAATGCAGGAAGGGAAACTGAAGGTGCTTTTCTGCATGGGCGGCAATTTCTTATCCGCTACACCAGATACCACTTATACCGCTGCTGCCATCAGGAAATTGAATTTAACAGCATGGGTTTCCACAAAGCTTAACAGAGGACATTTAATACATGGCAAAGAGGCGATCATCCTGCCCACGTTATCCCGTAGTGATCTCGATATTGTAAATGGGGAACTACAGATTGTCAGTACGGAAAACTCCATGGGTGTTGTGCAGTCATCCAAAGGAATGCTAACACCTGTATCTGATAACCTTATTAACGAAACGCAGATTGCCTGCCGCTTAGCAATAGCCACACTTCAGAACACAGTTGTAAACTGGCAGCGTTATGCCGATAGCTATGATGCAGTAAGGGATGATATAGAAAAATGTATTCCCGGCTTTGAAAATTACAACACAAGGGTACGGGAGAAAGGAGGGTTCTATCTGCCGAATGCCGCACGGGATGGGGAATTTGAAAACCAAGTGCCCTTTACGCTGACTAGCGTACCTGAAAACAGGCTTGCTGCTGATGAATATATGATGGCTACTACACGTACGCATGACCAGTTTAATACCACCATTTACGGATTGGATGATCGTTACCGGGGCGTTAAGAATGAACGCCGTGTGATATTCATGAATGAAAAAGATATGGAGAAGGCAGGTTTCAAAGCAGGGGATAAGGTAGATCTTTTTAACTATGATGATAACAGGGAGCGGATTGCCCCTTTATTCATTATCGTTGCCTACCCGATACCTGAGAAAAATACAGTCACGTATTTCCCTGAAACAAACGTTTTGGTTTCTGTGAATAATGTGGTGAAAGAGAGTAATATGCCCGCATCAAAGTATGTGAAGATTAAGATTAAAAAACACACACCTGAAATATATGAACGGGTGAAAGAACTGGAGGCAGAGCAGGCTTTTAGCCTACCCGCTGATACACCCCAAACAATTTCCAGAACAACTTCTCCTGCTTAA